A window of Desmospora profundinema genomic DNA:
TGAGCTGAATCTTTTGCTGAGTGATCCCTACGACAAGAACAGTGCCATCTTGGAATTGCATCCGGGTGCGGGCGGGACGGAATCTCAGGACTGGGCGGAAATTCTCTTGCGCATGTACACCCGGTGGGCGGAACGCCGCGGCTTTAAAGTGGAGACGCTGGACTACCTTCCAGGGGAGGAAGCCGGTGTCAAAAGCGTGACGCTGCTGATCAAAGGGCATAACGCTTATGGGTACTTGAAGGCGGAAAAAGGGGTGCATCGTCTGGTGCGGATCTCCCCCTTTGATGCTTCCGGCCGCCGCCATACTTCTTTTGTCTCTGCCAACGTTCTGCCTGAAATCGATAATGATGTCCAGGTGGACATCAAGACGGAAGATCTTAAGATCGATACGTATCGATCCAGCGGTGCCGGTGGACAGCATGTCAACACCACAGATTCGGCGGTGCGGATTACACACTTGCCCACCAATGTGGTGGTAACGTGCCAATCGGAGCGATCCCAGATCAAAAACCGGGAACGGGCGATGAAGATCCTGAAAGCCCGCCTGTTGGAAAAGCAATTGGAAGAGAAGAAAAAAGAACTGAATGAGTTGAAGGGAGAACAGACCGAGATTGGTTGGGGCAATCAAATCCGGTCCTATGTTTTCCACCCCTATAGTATGGTGAAAGACCACCGTACCAATGTTGAAGTGGGCAATGTGCAGGCGGTTGTCGACGGGGAGATCGATTCGTTCATTGAAGCTTATTTGCGAAAGCAGCTGGGTGCTTAATCCCCCTTTGAGAAAACCCCGGATAATCCATCCGGGGTTTTCTTATCCGCATATCGGCCCTTTCTTTTCCAAAGGCTAGGACAGGAAAGGAGAGGGTAGCGATGATGCGATGGATCGGGGCGGGACTCGTGGGGTTGTGGTTGACATGTATTCCTTTGTCCCCCGTTGCCGCTGATTACGTGACA
This region includes:
- the prfB gene encoding peptide chain release factor 2 (programmed frameshift), producing the protein MTLAEIRHELTNTAKRLADIRGSLDLANKESRIAELEEQMTAPDFWNDQAQAQKVIDENNHLKGLVQGMHDLEEGLEELQVMAELIAEENDESLLPEATDGMKELTKRLDQFELNLLLSDPYDKNSAILELHPGAGGTESQDWAEILLRMYTRWAERRGFKVETLDYLPGEEAGVKSVTLLIKGHNAYGYLKAEKGVHRLVRISPFDASGRRHTSFVSANVLPEIDNDVQVDIKTEDLKIDTYRSSGAGGQHVNTTDSAVRITHLPTNVVVTCQSERSQIKNRERAMKILKARLLEKQLEEKKKELNELKGEQTEIGWGNQIRSYVFHPYSMVKDHRTNVEVGNVQAVVDGEIDSFIEAYLRKQLGA